The Streptomyces sp. NBC_00459 DNA segment GCGGCCAGTTCGGCCGGGTCGCCGTGGGTGGCCAGGCGGGTGTGGGTGACCTGGACCTCCTGGATCCGGCGTTCCACCGCTCTGCGGCGGACCATGACCAACTGGTCGCTCGCGTACACGTCGTCGACCGTTTTGCGCATGATCGCCTCGACCGCCAGCTCCGTCACCATGGCGCGGACCGTGTTGTCCGGGGCGATCTCGCGGACGCGGACCAGGTACTCCTGGGGGTCCTGGACGCCGTACTCCGCGCCGCCCGCTTCCATGATCGCCTGGCGTACGGCCGCGTAGGGGGCGGCCGTGAACTCGTCGATGCCGTAGGCGTCGAAGGCCGGGGAGACCAGGTCGGGGCGCTGGAGGGCGAGTTTGAGGAGTTCGCGTTCGGTGGCGTAGACCGGGTTGCGGAGGTTCAGGGCGGCTCCGGAGGGGCCGCCGGGCCGGGACGAGGTCGACTCGTACGGCTGCGACTGGCGCTGCCCGCTGGTGGGGGCCGGGCCCTTGCCGCCGCGGTCCCGGGCCCAACGGGCCAGCTGAGCCACCCTCTTGACGACGAACTGCGTGTCCAGGATGCCGAGCATGCCGGCGAGCTGGACCGCGACCTCGTGCTGGGCGCCGCTGTTCTTGATGCGGGCGACGATCGGGGCCGCCTCGTCCAGCGCCGCCGCGCGGCCCGCCGGGGTTTCCAGGTCGTAGCGGATGGCGATCTGGCGCAGGGCGAACTCGAAGAGGGGGGTGCGGGGTTCGGCGAGCTCGGCGACGGCCTGGTCGCCCTTCGCGAGGCGCAGGTCGCAGGGGTCCATGCCGTCGGGGGCGATCGCGATGTAGGTCTCGGCGGCGAACTTCTGGTCGTCCTCGAAGGCTCGCAGAGCGGCCTTCTGGCCGGCCGCGTCGCCGTCGAAGGTGAAGATCACGCGGGCCGAGCCGTTGTCCATCAGCAGCCGGCGGAGGATCTTGATGTGGTCGGTGCCGAAGGCGGTGCCGCAGGTCGCGATCGCCGTCGTCACGCCGGCCAGGTGGCAGGCCATGACGTCCGTGTAGCCCTCGACGACGACCGCGCGGCTCGTCTTCGCGATGTCCTTCTTGGCGAGGTCGATGCCGTAGAGGACCTGGGACTTCCGGTAGATCGCCGTGTCGGGGGTGTTGAGGTACTTGGGGCCGTTGTCGTCCTCGTACAGCTTGCGCGCGCCGAAGCCGACGACCTCGCCGCCGATGTCGCGGATCGGCCACATCAGGCGGCCCCGGAAGCGGTCGATGGGGCCGCGGCGGCCCTCCTGGGCGATGCCGGACAGCAGGAGTTCCTTGTCCGAGAAGCCCTTGCCTCGGAGGTAGCGGGTGAGGTGGTCCCAGCCCTGGGGGCTGTAGCCGACGGAGAAGTGTTCGGCGGCCGACTGGTCGAAGCCGCGCTCGGCGAGGAACTTGCGGCCCGCGTCCGCCTCGGAGCTGGTGGCCAGCTGTTCCACGTACCACTGCGCGGCGATCTTGTGGGCCTCGACCAGGCGGATGCGCTCGCCGCGCTGGCCCGCGGGGTTGTAGCCACCCTCCTCGTACCGCAGCGTGATGCCGGCCTGGGCGGCCAGACGCTCGACCGACTCGGAGAAGGAGAGGTGGTCGACCTTCATCACGAACGTGATGGTGTCGCCGCCTTCCTGGCAGCCGAAGCAGTGGAACAGTCCCTTGCTCGGGCTGACCTGGAAGGACGGTGACTTCTCGTCGTGGAAGGGGCACAGGCCCTTGAGGTTGCCGCCGCCCGCGTTGCGCAGCTGGAGGTACTCGGACACCACGGCGTCGATCGGGACCGCGTCCCGAACCGCCTTCACGTCCTCGTCGTTGATCCTTCCGGCCACGCGGTGATTCTACGGGGGCGGGCCGACAGTGCTGTGACAGTCGCGGGCCCCGTCGCGGTCACGGGACGAGGCTGTCCAGTGGTACGTGCGGGTCAGCCAGGGCCTCCGTGTCCACCTGGGACCGGGATCGGATGAGCTGCTGGACGGTCTCTGTGACGTCCCACACGTTCACGTTCATCCCGGCCAGCACCCGGCCCTCCTTCACCCAGAAGGCGATGAACTCGCGCTTGCCCGCGTCTCCCCGGATCACCACCTGGTCGTACGAGCCCGGGGGTGCCCAGCCCGAGTACTCCATGCCCATGTCGTACTGGTCGGAGAAGAAATACGGCACGCGGTCGTACGTCGACTCGCGGCCCAGCATCGCGCGGGCCGCGGCCGGGCCGCCGTTGAGGGCGTTGGCCCAGTGTTCGACGCGCAGCCTGGTGTCGAACAGGGCGTGGTGGAAGGCGGCCACGTCACCGGCCGCGTAGATGTCGGGGTCGGAGGTGCGCAGGCGTTCGTCGACCTCGATGCCGCCGCCGTGCGCGCGGTCGGCGAGGGTCAGGCCGGCCGCCTCCGCCAGTGCCGTGCGCGGTGCGGCTCCGATGGCCGCGAGGACGTCGTGGGCCGGGTGCTCCTCGCCGTCGTCCGTGCGGGCCGCGAGGACCATGCCGTCCTGGCCGACGATCTCCGTCAGACGGGCGCCGAAGTGGAAACGGACGCCGTGCTCGCGGTGCAGCTCGGCGAAGAGGTTGCCCAGCTCGGGGCCGAGCACCGAGTGCAGCGGGGTCGACTCCGGCTCGACGACGGTCACCTCGGCGCCGTACTCCCGTGCCGCCGCCGCGACCTCAAGGCCGATCCAGCCGGCGCCGGCGATCACGATGTGCCCGTTGTCCCGGCCCAGTGCGGCCAGGACGCCCTTGAGGCGCTCGGCGTGCGCGAGGCGGCGCAGATGGTGGACGCCGGCCAGGCCGGTGCCGGGGATGTCGAGGCGGCGCGGCTCGGCACCGGTGGCGATGAGCAGTTTGTCGTAGTGGACGAGGGTGCCGTCGTCGCCGAACCGGACCGTCTTCGCCGTACGGTCGATGGCATCGACGGTCTGACCGAGGTGGAGTTCGATGTCGTTGCGCGCGTACCAGGCCGGCTCGTGGACGAAGACGCTGTCGCGCTCCTCTTTACCGAGGAGGTAGCCCTTGGAGAGTGGAGGCCGCTCGTACGGGTGGTCGCGTTCGTCGCAGATCAGTATCACGCGGCCGGTGAAGCCCTCCGTCCGGAGCGTCTCGGCCGCCTTGGCGCCGGCCAGTCCGCCTCCGACGATGACGAATGTCTGATCCGCGTCGACCACTTCATGCCTCCTCGTAATTACGGGTGCCACGTGTCGCTCGTGCCGCGTGTTGCTCGTGCCTTGTGTACGGATGCCCCCTGGGGAGCGTCCCGCACGGAGTGTGATGGGGGAAGAGGGTGTGGCCCGATCAGGCCACACAGGGTCACATTTATGTCATATGCGGTTCATACAGGGCCATATGGAGACCACATAGAGGACATATGGCGGTCATATGCGGCTCGTCAGGTGCGCGTGCAGCGAACGCGCCGACGCATCGGTGAGGGACGCGATCTGGTCGACGATCACCCGCTTGCGCGCACGGTCGTCCGCCGCCTCGTCGAACAGCGCGCGGAACTGGGGGTCCAGGCCGTCCGGCGCGCGGGCGGTGAGCGCCTCGGCGAGTTCGGCGACGACGACGCGCTGGTCGGCGCGGAGCAGTTCCTGTTCGGCGCGCTGCATCACGTACCGGTCGGCGACCGCCTTGAGGACCGCGCACTCCAGCCGGGCGGCGCGCGGGACGACCAGCTCCGCCGCGTACCGGGTGAGCCGGCCGGTGCCGTACCTCGCGCGCGTGGCGCCCTCCGCGGCCAGGCAGAAACGGCCGATGAGCTGGCTGGTGGCGTCCTTCAGCCGGGCCTGGGCGACGGCCGTACCGTCGTAGCCGTGCGGCCACCACTCCTGGTCGAGGAGGCGGTCGAGAGCCTCGGCAAGTTCGGCGGGGTCGGTGTCCGCGGCCACGTAGCGGCCGGTGGCGACCCGGAAGATCTCCTGGCGCTCGGGCTCGGCGTGCAGACAGTTGGGGTCGATGTGACCGGCGTGCAGACCGTCCTCGACGTCGTGCACCGAGTACGCCACGTCGTCCGCCCAGTCCATGACCTGGGCCTCGAAGCTCGTCCGGGTCCCGGGGGCGCCCTGCCGGACCCAGTCGAAGACCGGCCGGTCGTCGTCGTAGACGCCGAACTTCGGGGAGGCCGGGTCGGTGGGGTGCGCGCCGCGCGGCCAGGGGTACTTGGTCGCGGCGTCGAGGGTGGCCCTGGTGAGGTTGAGACCCACGCTGACGAGGTCACCGGCTGTTCCGGATCCACCCGTGATCTCAAGACGTTCGCTGCGCACGAAGCGCTTCGGTTCGATCCGGGTGAGGAGCCTGAGGGACTGCGCGTTGCCCTCGAAGCCGCCGCAGTCCGCCGCGAACTCGTTGAGCGCCTGTTCGCCGTTGTGCCCGAAGGGCGGGTGGCCCAGGTCGTGCGAGAGGCAGGCCGCCTCGACGAGGTCGGGGTCGCAGCCGAGCGCGGCGCCCAGTTCACTGCCGACCTGGGCGCATTCCAGGGAGTGCGTGAGTCGGGTGCGGGGGCTGGCGTCCCAGACCTGGCTGCGGGTGCCGGGCGTCACCACCTGGGTCTTGCCGGCGAGCCTTCGCAGGGCGGAGGAGTGCAGTACGCGGGCGCGGTCGCGCTGGAAGGCGGTGCGGCCCGGTCGTTTATCGGGTTCGGCTGCCCAGCGGGCGACTGCCGTCGGGGCGTAGGCAGCGGGGGTGGAGTCAGTGGGTGCGGTGCCGTTTTCGGGGGGTTGGGGGGTGTGGGTTGTGTTGGTGCGTGTGCCTTCCATGGTTCGACAGTAAGCGCAGGTACTGACAATTTGGGCGTGTGTGTGCGCCTGCGCGTCTGCCTGGTTCTGTCGTTGTGCGGGTGCGGGACGCGTTGTGGCTTGTCGCGCAGTTCCCCGCGCCCCTAAAAGACCGAGGCCAGCGCCCGTTCCATAGGCACCGGGCTCGCGACGGTCTCGTCGTAGCGGTGGAGGATCAGGTGGGCCATCGCCGGGTGGGCGCCCAGGGGGGCCGCGGCGATCCAGGGGGCGGCCTCGGCGCACTCCGTGGCGAAGCGGCCCGGGGCGGTGAAGTACGAGGCCACGGCGACCCGGTGGCGACCACGGGCGGCCAGGGCGCGTACGGCCGCGGGGACGGTCGGCGCGGCCGTGGTGGCGTACGCCGGTACGACGGGCACTCCCAGGCGCTCGGCGAGGAGCCGGGCGGTGCGGCGGGTGTCGACGTCCGAGTCGGGGTCGCGGGAACCCGCGGCGGCGAGGACCACCGCGCTCGTCCGGCGCTGCTCGTCGGTCATCCGAGTGCGCCAGCCGGCCTCGACGAGGCGGGCGTGGAGGGTCTCGACGAGCAGGGGGTGCGGGCCGAGCGGGGTGGCCACGCGCGTGCGTGCCGATGCCGCCGCGGCCATCTCCGGGATGTCCTGTTTGACGTGGTAGCCGCGGCTGAGCAGCAGCGGTACGAGGACGGCTTCGGCGGTGCCGAGTGCCGCGAGCGTGTCCGGGAGCAGGGGCGCGTTCAGCTCGATGTGCCCCAGGTGCACGGGCAGGTCGGGGCGCAGTGCGCGGACGCGTTCGGCGAGCGCGCCGACGGTGCTCAGGGCGCGCGGGTCGCGGCTTCCGTGGCCCACGAGGACCAGTGCGGGCGGGGCGGGGCGACGGCTGCCGTCGAGCGAGACGAGGCTGAGCTGGCTGCCGAGCTGGCTGGTGATCCGGTCCATGATTTGCGCCGTACTGTCGAGGTGGGCGCCTCCGGGCGGCCGGGGGCTCTGCGGGGGCTGCGTGGACTCGTCGTGAGAACGGGGCGACGGCGTCATGTACCGATCGTGACGGTACGAGGTTGCCACGCCGTTGCGCATGAATGACGGGTCTTTTCCGGGGGTTCACGGTGGGGGGCAAGGGGTGTGTGAGGTGAGCTGACCTGCGATTTTCTGCGACCGAGTGAAGCTGGTCACGTCGGGGGCGGTGAACCGGGGCGGTGTCGGGGGCGTCTTCCTTGATCGAAGGCCACCGAGGCCACCTGGGAGGGACCCGTCCGATGAGCAGTCCGAAGGCGCGTGGATCACGGGCGTCCCTGCGTTCGCGGGTGCGGGTGCGTCTGCCTCGTACGCGGACCGGGCAGCGGCGGGCCGTGCAGGTCGTGATGTCGCTGTGTGTGCTGGCGCTGCTGCCGGCCACGTGGATGTTCGTCGCCGCGGGTGACCGGCTGCGCGATGTGTCGGACGCGCCGCGTACCGATGTCGCCGTCGTCTTCGGTGCCGGGTTGTGGGACGGGGAGCCGTCTCCGTACCTCGCGCACCGGTTGGACGCGGCGGCGGAGCTGTACCGGGCGGGGCGCGTCAGGGTGGTGCTCGTCACCGGGGACAACAGTCGCGAGGACTATGACGAGCCGGATGCCATGCGTGCGTATCTGACGCGGCACGGGGTGCCGGACGGGCGGATAGTGAGCGACTACGCCGGGTTCGACACGTGGGACTCGTGTGTCCGGGCGAAGAAGATATTCGGGGTCGACCGGGCCGTGCTGATCAGTCAGGGGTTCCACATCCGTCGTGCTGTCGTGTTGTGCGAGGCGGCGGGTGTGGAGTCGTACGGGGTCGGGGTCGAGGCGAAGCACGACGTGACGTGGTACTACGGCGGGGCGCGGGAGATCTTCGCCGCGGGGAAGGCCGCGCTGGACGCGGTGTTCGAGCCTGATCCACGGTTCCTGGGGCCGGTGGAGACGGGGGTTCAGCGGGCCTTGGGTGGGTCCGGACGGGCTGAGAGCCAGGGAACCTCACCGGCGGGTCCGGGCTCCCGGGAGGTCCCCGTGCCTGGTGTGTAACGGGGGGCGTTCCGGGGTGTAACACGGGCGCCGCACGCTGGCGGTATGGAGACCTCCGTGACGCCCACGCACTGCCCGTACTGCGCCCTGCAGTGCGGGATGAACCTCACGCCGGCAGCAGGCGGGGGCGTCACGGTCACCGAGCGCGTCGACTTCCCGGTCAACCGTGGCGCCCTGTGCGGCAAGGGGCGCACCGCACCCGCCCTGCTGTCGCCGGCGCTGCGGCTGACCGAGCCGCTCGTCCGGCGTGACGGGGTCCTCGTACCCGCCTCCTGGGAGGAGGCGCTGGACCGGGTCGCCGAAGGACTGACCCGCACGCGTACGGAGCATGGCCCGGACGCGTGCGGTGTCTTCGGCGGGGGCGGGCTCACCAACGAGAAGGCCTACGCGCTGGGCAAGTTCGCGCGGGTCGTTCTCGGGACCTCCCAGATCGACTACAACGGGCGTTTCTGCATGTCGTCCGCCGCCGCTGCCGGGAACAAGGCCTTCGGGATGGACCGGGGGCTGCCCTTCCCGATGGAGGACATCCCCAAGACCGGGTGCGTCATCCTCGTCGGCTCCAATCTCGCCGAGACCATGCCGCCCGCCCTCCGCTACTTCACCGAACTCAAGGAGAACGGGGGGACGTTGATCGTCATCGATCCGCGTCGGACCCGTACCGCCGAGCAGGCCGATCTGCATCTCGCGCCCCGTCCCGGCAGCGATCTCGCGCTCGCCCTGGGCCTGTTGCACCTGGTCGTGTCCCAGGGACGCACCGACGAGGCGTTCATCGAGGAGCGGACGAGCGGCTGGGAGGAGACCCGG contains these protein-coding regions:
- a CDS encoding deoxyguanosinetriphosphate triphosphohydrolase, whose product is MEGTRTNTTHTPQPPENGTAPTDSTPAAYAPTAVARWAAEPDKRPGRTAFQRDRARVLHSSALRRLAGKTQVVTPGTRSQVWDASPRTRLTHSLECAQVGSELGAALGCDPDLVEAACLSHDLGHPPFGHNGEQALNEFAADCGGFEGNAQSLRLLTRIEPKRFVRSERLEITGGSGTAGDLVSVGLNLTRATLDAATKYPWPRGAHPTDPASPKFGVYDDDRPVFDWVRQGAPGTRTSFEAQVMDWADDVAYSVHDVEDGLHAGHIDPNCLHAEPERQEIFRVATGRYVAADTDPAELAEALDRLLDQEWWPHGYDGTAVAQARLKDATSQLIGRFCLAAEGATRARYGTGRLTRYAAELVVPRAARLECAVLKAVADRYVMQRAEQELLRADQRVVVAELAEALTARAPDGLDPQFRALFDEAADDRARKRVIVDQIASLTDASARSLHAHLTSRI
- the dnaG gene encoding DNA primase, coding for MAGRINDEDVKAVRDAVPIDAVVSEYLQLRNAGGGNLKGLCPFHDEKSPSFQVSPSKGLFHCFGCQEGGDTITFVMKVDHLSFSESVERLAAQAGITLRYEEGGYNPAGQRGERIRLVEAHKIAAQWYVEQLATSSEADAGRKFLAERGFDQSAAEHFSVGYSPQGWDHLTRYLRGKGFSDKELLLSGIAQEGRRGPIDRFRGRLMWPIRDIGGEVVGFGARKLYEDDNGPKYLNTPDTAIYRKSQVLYGIDLAKKDIAKTSRAVVVEGYTDVMACHLAGVTTAIATCGTAFGTDHIKILRRLLMDNGSARVIFTFDGDAAGQKAALRAFEDDQKFAAETYIAIAPDGMDPCDLRLAKGDQAVAELAEPRTPLFEFALRQIAIRYDLETPAGRAAALDEAAPIVARIKNSGAQHEVAVQLAGMLGILDTQFVVKRVAQLARWARDRGGKGPAPTSGQRQSQPYESTSSRPGGPSGAALNLRNPVYATERELLKLALQRPDLVSPAFDAYGIDEFTAAPYAAVRQAIMEAGGAEYGVQDPQEYLVRVREIAPDNTVRAMVTELAVEAIMRKTVDDVYASDQLVMVRRRAVERRIQEVQVTHTRLATHGDPAELAAVQNELWVLQQYDQALRERGAAAL
- a CDS encoding NAD(P)/FAD-dependent oxidoreductase; amino-acid sequence: MVDADQTFVIVGGGLAGAKAAETLRTEGFTGRVILICDERDHPYERPPLSKGYLLGKEERDSVFVHEPAWYARNDIELHLGQTVDAIDRTAKTVRFGDDGTLVHYDKLLIATGAEPRRLDIPGTGLAGVHHLRRLAHAERLKGVLAALGRDNGHIVIAGAGWIGLEVAAAAREYGAEVTVVEPESTPLHSVLGPELGNLFAELHREHGVRFHFGARLTEIVGQDGMVLAARTDDGEEHPAHDVLAAIGAAPRTALAEAAGLTLADRAHGGGIEVDERLRTSDPDIYAAGDVAAFHHALFDTRLRVEHWANALNGGPAAARAMLGRESTYDRVPYFFSDQYDMGMEYSGWAPPGSYDQVVIRGDAGKREFIAFWVKEGRVLAGMNVNVWDVTETVQQLIRSRSQVDTEALADPHVPLDSLVP
- a CDS encoding SanA/YdcF family protein, giving the protein MSSPKARGSRASLRSRVRVRLPRTRTGQRRAVQVVMSLCVLALLPATWMFVAAGDRLRDVSDAPRTDVAVVFGAGLWDGEPSPYLAHRLDAAAELYRAGRVRVVLVTGDNSREDYDEPDAMRAYLTRHGVPDGRIVSDYAGFDTWDSCVRAKKIFGVDRAVLISQGFHIRRAVVLCEAAGVESYGVGVEAKHDVTWYYGGAREIFAAGKAALDAVFEPDPRFLGPVETGVQRALGGSGRAESQGTSPAGPGSREVPVPGV
- a CDS encoding sirohydrochlorin chelatase; its protein translation is MTPSPRSHDESTQPPQSPRPPGGAHLDSTAQIMDRITSQLGSQLSLVSLDGSRRPAPPALVLVGHGSRDPRALSTVGALAERVRALRPDLPVHLGHIELNAPLLPDTLAALGTAEAVLVPLLLSRGYHVKQDIPEMAAAASARTRVATPLGPHPLLVETLHARLVEAGWRTRMTDEQRRTSAVVLAAAGSRDPDSDVDTRRTARLLAERLGVPVVPAYATTAAPTVPAAVRALAARGRHRVAVASYFTAPGRFATECAEAAPWIAAAPLGAHPAMAHLILHRYDETVASPVPMERALASVF